One genomic segment of Dehalococcoidales bacterium includes these proteins:
- a CDS encoding ABC transporter ATP-binding protein encodes MNTAIKATKLTKSFARSAGYRDLLPWRKKEVVTALKELSLEVKERELFGLLGPNGAGKTTLIKILCGLVLPNSGDAWVLGCHIQKEEYSSRKLVAAVSVDERSFYWRLTGWQNLEFYASLYRVPRRQIRQRVEEALVEVGLLPEANVRFQNYSTGMRQRLAIARGLLCQPRVLFVDEPTRSLDPQNARAVRKLLREEVDSAGRTVVLATHNMEEAEAICDRVAILDKGCLITTGKVNELRSLFEPRKRYELEVRNAPDDLMECVSLTDGVIDCRREPQSNGILHFEVTLSNQPEALNQVLKIIVLSGGQVNDCRGTEIPLEDIFVQAINGGLKGVS; translated from the coding sequence ATGAATACTGCCATAAAGGCGACTAAACTAACCAAGAGCTTCGCTCGTTCAGCCGGTTACCGGGACCTTCTGCCCTGGAGAAAGAAGGAAGTGGTTACCGCTTTGAAAGAGTTGAGTCTGGAAGTCAAAGAACGTGAATTGTTCGGCTTGCTCGGACCTAATGGTGCCGGTAAAACTACCCTGATTAAAATCCTGTGCGGTCTTGTATTGCCTAATTCCGGTGATGCCTGGGTGTTAGGCTGTCACATTCAGAAAGAAGAGTATTCAAGCAGGAAGCTGGTGGCTGCCGTAAGTGTCGATGAGAGGAGCTTCTACTGGCGGCTTACCGGATGGCAAAATCTGGAATTCTACGCGTCTCTCTATCGCGTGCCACGGCGTCAGATTAGGCAGCGCGTAGAAGAAGCTTTGGTTGAGGTAGGACTGCTTCCTGAAGCTAACGTCAGATTCCAAAACTACTCAACAGGTATGCGGCAAAGATTAGCAATCGCGCGGGGGTTACTGTGCCAGCCGCGAGTGCTTTTTGTGGACGAACCAACCCGGAGTCTGGATCCGCAAAACGCTCGTGCCGTTCGTAAATTGCTAAGAGAGGAAGTGGACTCTGCCGGAAGGACAGTGGTCCTGGCCACTCATAATATGGAGGAGGCCGAGGCAATTTGTGACCGCGTGGCCATACTGGATAAAGGCTGCTTGATCACCACCGGTAAAGTGAATGAGCTTCGTTCTCTGTTTGAGCCAAGAAAACGCTATGAGCTAGAGGTCAGAAATGCTCCGGATGATCTTATGGAATGCGTTTCTCTTACTGATGGCGTTATCGATTGCCGCAGGGAGCCTCAAAGCAACGGAATCCTTCACTTCGAAGTGACCCTTTCAAATCAACCGGAGGCACTCAATCAAGTACTTAAGATAATAGTACTCAGTGGGGGACAGGTAAATGACTGCCGCGGAACGGAGATCCCGTTAGAAGATATCTTTGTACAGGCCATCAACGGGGGACTAAAAGGAGTTAGCTAA